The DNA sequence AACAGAAAAATATAAAATATCCCATAGCCTCGGATAAGTGGTGTCATTTTTCTTTTTATGCAGATGATACCCCTCCAAAACTTGTTGAGCTTTCTGAAGCGGCAAAACTCGAAAAGACCAGGGCAAGCCTTTCTTTTATATATTGCAGAGGAGAAGAAAAAAAAGAAAAGCAGGCTGAGTCTAAAAAGGAAAAAAAAGATTTTCTTGCACGCATAAGCTCCGAAATAATAAAGCTTGGCGATGGAAAGATCGGCCGTTATGCCTGTTCCGAAAAAGGTTTTTTACTCTTAACCGAAAAAAAAAGCTCTCGGTCAAAGCTTAAAGAATATGTAGACGGCTCTCTTATAAAAATTGAAAACGAAAAAATAAACCGGTTCTTCCATGACAGAAAAACCGGTGCTTTGATTATTCAAGTTTAATTATAGTATTTACGTAAAAATACCTTATACTTTAAACTTGTTTACTTCAATAGACAGCTGCTCAATACTGTTTTTATTTTTTTGAGAAATATCGCTTACTTCTTTACTTGAGTCATTTATCTCGGAAGAAGCGGCGGCCATTTCATTCATACTGTTGTTAATATTTTTGGTAAGAGCATCAAGCTTTTGCATTTCTTCTGAAACCTTAATACCACCCGACAGCATTTCTACTGCTCTGGTCTTTACTTCACCCGTTATTTCATTTATATTTTTTATAGCCTGTAAGACTTCATTACTTCCGTTTTCTTGTTCTTTCATAGCTGCTACCATCAGCTCTTCTTGCTGTGAAATTTGATTTACTAATTCATATACTGTAATGAAGGACTTTTCGGCGGCCGCTCCTACGACTGAGAGCTTTTCTATAATCTGAGTAGATTTTTTCATAACCTCGCCTATTTGCTTACCCTGCATATTTGACTCTTCCGATAGCTTTCTGATTTCATCGGCTACAACTGCAAAGCCTTTTCCGCTTTCACCTGCATGAGCTGCCTCTATTGCGGCATTCATAGCTAAAAGATTCGTCTGACTTGCAATGTTTTGAATAATCTCACTCGTTTCCATAAGAGATGCTGATAGCGATGCTATTTGAGCTACAACATCATTTGCCGACCTTGCTCCGATTTTACCGTTTTTCGTTTGCTCATATACCGTTTTAATAAGGGCATTGTTTTTTTCAAGGTTGTTTGTAACCGAGGCAATATTTGCAACCATTTGCTCAACTGCTGCGGATGATTGCTCAATACTTGATGCCTGTACCTCGATGTCGCTGTCCAATTCGCCAAGTCTGCTTATAACTTGTTCGATTGTTGCAGACGTTTCCGTTACACTAGCGCTTTGATTGACTGTTTGGTTTTTTACCGATTCTATATTTTGAGTAATTTGGTGTATGGCACTTGCTCTTTCGGATATATTTTGTGCAAGTACTTCACCGACATTCTTCATTTCTTGCGAATTCATTAAAACCGTTTTTATCATATGGCTTATTTTTGCAATTGTGTCGGAAAAATAACCGATTAGTTTTCCAATTTCATTATTACCCGTTGAAGGAAGAGCAACCCTCAGGTCTCCTTCCGATATACTTTTAAGAGCTGCGATA is a window from the Treponema denticola genome containing:
- a CDS encoding methyl-accepting chemotaxis protein, which codes for MSKTTDTSAQLSHSAKTRFYSIGSRLLLFTVILLLAQYLIIAYKDWRSLKKFSANQIKMMADIKHSALNHELNTYELMGKIILNNISKDDEIIQAFAERDRKTLTELTLPLFDEMKKNYKAKQFHFHIPPAISFLRVHNPKKFDDDLSGFRKTILQANSEKKEIYGLEVGVSDLGFRVVKPLFDQTNKHIGSVEYGGDVNNDFIQNFINNCSREVLEGGLNLSICARTLDNTYKIIASNFESDNSEDSAAIMEELGNKENLIKIDGTNAAAYYPMYDFSGNIIGYSKFLYSIEMIQKSQASFFLKTAAVLLFIFVLFVLTIIIFTKLFIIRPVNRVIAALKSISEGDLRVALPSTGNNEIGKLIGYFSDTIAKISHMIKTVLMNSQEMKNVGEVLAQNISERASAIHQITQNIESVKNQTVNQSASVTETSATIEQVISRLGELDSDIEVQASSIEQSSAAVEQMVANIASVTNNLEKNNALIKTVYEQTKNGKIGARSANDVVAQIASLSASLMETSEIIQNIASQTNLLAMNAAIEAAHAGESGKGFAVVADEIRKLSEESNMQGKQIGEVMKKSTQIIEKLSVVGAAAEKSFITVYELVNQISQQEELMVAAMKEQENGSNEVLQAIKNINEITGEVKTRAVEMLSGGIKVSEEMQKLDALTKNINNSMNEMAAASSEINDSSKEVSDISQKNKNSIEQLSIEVNKFKV